From Arcobacter lacus, one genomic window encodes:
- a CDS encoding TlpA family protein disulfide reductase: MKVFRLLFLVIVLKGVAFAAPFLEDILKKDKINIVAFVTSWCPVCQKTNDYLESFSKKNSDVFVTLFFVDEEVPKILSQTSNFKTNSISFEDSKKFGVDKSIPYILVFDKELKVIKKYNSFNELLLTKLVKNLQQGLYENGTLPPEQRIDLWQKNKF; this comes from the coding sequence ATGAAAGTCTTTAGGCTTTTATTTTTAGTAATAGTTTTAAAAGGAGTGGCATTTGCTGCTCCTTTTTTAGAAGATATTTTAAAAAAAGATAAAATAAATATAGTTGCGTTTGTAACTTCTTGGTGTCCTGTTTGTCAAAAAACAAATGATTATTTAGAGTCTTTTTCAAAAAAGAATAGTGATGTTTTTGTTACTTTATTTTTTGTTGATGAAGAAGTGCCAAAAATATTATCTCAAACTTCAAATTTCAAAACAAATTCTATTTCTTTTGAAGATTCTAAAAAATTTGGCGTAGATAAAAGCATTCCTTATATTTTAGTTTTTGATAAAGAGTTAAAAGTAATAAAAAAATATAACTCTTTTAATGAACTACTTTTGACAAAACTTGTCAAAAATTTACAACAAGGTTTATATGAAAATGGTACTTTACCACCAGAACAAAGGATAGATTTATGGCAAAAAAACAAGTTCTAG
- a CDS encoding c-type cytochrome, protein MNWKLPFDIPLITPTLGLPLEFFSILGIIVFVVHICFIYMLIGASTASVIYNIMGVFKKDSNYDKFAYRMTNYTTVSENMGALWGVAPLLVISVLFTGFFYTAILKISPHILHIIYGNIIAFLLSYAYKFSWHALENHKGFHIAIGLSAVLAFFTLPFVFMSMTNLYMQPELFASINNIWEIMFTPVTGFRLLNFFLTAFMATGIVMIFIGARWVKRGDTEIGKISISQGKKWFLLATPLNIVVMPLLPFVFTARISEALMHTGFIYLPFIASLLLIVAFLYVLSKFKDEVVSSQSAFRVVALVLLSIFLMATTREGVRVVSFAEPLALQAQATEDFMNASLTEYKKYKEEMANKPALDLNDPAVLAESKGCFSCHNVDVKLVGPSFKEVSTKNSEVAVLVKSMMNGSENKYDVIPMPPQDVSEDEAKKLATWILELKEAK, encoded by the coding sequence ATGAATTGGAAATTACCATTTGATATTCCATTAATTACACCAACTTTAGGTTTACCTTTAGAGTTTTTTAGTATTTTAGGAATTATAGTTTTTGTTGTACATATTTGTTTTATTTATATGTTAATTGGAGCTTCAACTGCTTCTGTTATTTATAATATTATGGGTGTATTTAAAAAAGATTCAAACTATGATAAGTTTGCTTATAGAATGACAAACTATACAACAGTTTCAGAAAATATGGGTGCTTTATGGGGAGTTGCTCCATTACTTGTAATTTCTGTACTTTTTACTGGATTTTTTTATACAGCAATTTTAAAAATTAGTCCGCATATTTTACATATTATTTATGGAAATATTATTGCATTCTTATTATCTTATGCTTATAAATTTTCTTGGCATGCTTTAGAAAATCATAAAGGTTTTCATATAGCAATTGGATTATCAGCTGTATTAGCATTTTTTACATTGCCATTTGTATTTATGTCAATGACAAATCTTTATATGCAGCCAGAACTTTTTGCAAGTATAAATAATATTTGGGAAATTATGTTTACTCCAGTTACTGGATTTAGACTTTTAAATTTCTTTTTAACGGCATTTATGGCAACTGGTATTGTTATGATATTTATTGGAGCTAGATGGGTAAAAAGAGGTGATACTGAAATAGGGAAAATTTCTATCAGCCAAGGTAAAAAATGGTTTTTACTTGCAACTCCTTTAAATATAGTTGTAATGCCACTATTACCTTTTGTATTTACTGCAAGAATTAGTGAAGCTTTAATGCACACAGGATTTATTTATTTACCTTTTATTGCTTCATTATTATTGATTGTTGCATTTTTATATGTATTAAGTAAATTTAAAGATGAGGTTGTAAGTTCTCAATCAGCATTTAGAGTAGTAGCACTTGTATTGTTATCGATTTTTTTAATGGCAACAACAAGAGAAGGTGTTAGAGTTGTTTCTTTTGCTGAACCACTTGCTCTTCAAGCTCAAGCAACTGAAGATTTTATGAATGCTTCTTTAACTGAATACAAAAAATATAAGGAAGAAATGGCAAATAAACCAGCACTTGACTTAAATGATCCAGCTGTTTTAGCCGAATCAAAAGGGTGTTTTTCTTGTCATAATGTAGATGTTAAATTAGTAGGTCCTTCATTTAAAGAGGTATCAACTAAAAATAGCGAAGTAGCTGTTTTAGTAAAAAGTATGATGAATGGAAGTGAGAATAAATACGATGTTATTCCTATGCCACCTCAAGATGTAAGTGAAGATGAAGCTAAAAAATTAGCAACTTGGATTTTAGAATTGAAAGAGGCTAAATAA
- a CDS encoding c-type cytochrome produces the protein MFDYPIFEMPFIGQRMLMAINAIIHVFVSHGGAVGGSVVLAAMAWWANKKNDMQAYNLTYKVIMVFFIVSTSVGALTGVGMWIHANILSPNAIGGLIRVFFWKWFIEWIVFNFEVVLLLLLFMTWKKNQTSDEGRKKTIRLGVYYAISSWLTMVIITAILAFMLTPNFDGQPWVDPEVYPGNVDYNNALFNPTWWPSLAFRTFTSIAFAAALAIMWTWIIATFSKNEEDKEAKARLIKFLAAIMLITVPISAIFGYWYYTEIPAAALSMIPTAVMTRAFEDRFDLMYLMAIGVGASIIITTIIAYFSPKRMPYLAASLMVAGFLVLWGYEERVREFIRKPFLIYNYMYSNGIRTTDVPYLNKVGILKHAVFLDESKKVVNEDKSNILEVGKSIYQIECRICHTQNGINGLKGLTTGWSHDAIRNRLNNLPGGGTPYMPPFVGTEAEKDALAAYIKSLNTKGVIK, from the coding sequence ATGTTCGATTACCCCATATTTGAAATGCCTTTTATAGGGCAAAGAATGTTGATGGCAATAAATGCAATTATCCATGTCTTTGTATCTCATGGAGGTGCAGTTGGAGGTTCGGTTGTTCTTGCTGCTATGGCTTGGTGGGCAAATAAGAAAAACGATATGCAAGCTTATAATTTAACTTATAAAGTTATTATGGTATTTTTTATTGTTTCTACTTCAGTTGGTGCATTAACAGGTGTTGGTATGTGGATACATGCAAATATTTTAAGTCCAAATGCAATTGGTGGATTAATTAGAGTATTCTTTTGGAAATGGTTTATTGAGTGGATAGTATTTAACTTTGAAGTTGTACTTCTTTTACTATTGTTTATGACTTGGAAGAAAAATCAAACAAGTGATGAAGGAAGAAAAAAGACTATAAGATTAGGTGTTTATTATGCTATTTCTTCATGGTTAACAATGGTTATTATCACTGCAATTTTAGCATTTATGTTAACTCCAAATTTTGATGGACAACCTTGGGTAGATCCTGAAGTTTATCCGGGAAATGTAGATTACAATAATGCTTTATTTAATCCAACTTGGTGGCCTTCTTTAGCATTTAGAACATTTACATCTATCGCATTTGCAGCAGCACTTGCTATTATGTGGACTTGGATAATTGCAACTTTTTCAAAAAATGAAGAAGATAAAGAAGCAAAAGCTAGACTTATTAAGTTTTTAGCGGCAATTATGTTAATAACTGTTCCAATAAGTGCTATTTTTGGTTATTGGTATTATACAGAAATTCCAGCTGCTGCACTTTCTATGATTCCAACTGCTGTTATGACAAGAGCTTTTGAAGATAGATTTGATTTAATGTATCTAATGGCTATTGGTGTTGGTGCTTCAATCATAATTACAACAATAATCGCTTATTTTTCACCAAAAAGAATGCCATATTTAGCAGCAAGTTTAATGGTTGCTGGATTTTTAGTTCTTTGGGGATATGAAGAAAGAGTAAGAGAATTTATACGAAAACCTTTTTTAATTTATAACTATATGTATTCAAATGGTATTAGAACAACAGATGTTCCATACTTAAATAAAGTGGGAATTTTAAAACATGCTGTTTTCTTAGATGAAAGTAAAAAAGTTGTAAATGAAGATAAATCAAATATTTTAGAAGTTGGTAAATCAATTTATCAAATAGAGTGTCGTATCTGTCATACCCAAAATGGTATTAATGGATTAAAAGGTTTAACAACTGGTTGGTCACATGATGCTATTAGAAATAGATTAAATAATCTTCCAGGTGGTGGGACTCCATATATGCCTCCATTTGTAGGAACTGAAGCTGAAAAAGATGCGTTAGCAGCTTATATTAAATCTTTAAACACTAAAGGAGTTATAAAATGA
- a CDS encoding winged helix-turn-helix domain-containing protein: protein MKAIRILVLESNDKSISQIIEILKNNDFLVDICSNNDEFLESIYYNLYDLYLLNINEEKAIPRFQLIKLLNECHDMTMKMVIASISSMIKPSFISGCDECVIRNVDEDEIILRIKALIRRQFKVHSDFITLKKNIKYGIFNKKILVDNDEIILGEKPLLILDYLLKFRDIFVSSEDLEKEVYPACSDSKNGVIRFHIHKIRQLLGNDIILSNRVSGYKINI, encoded by the coding sequence TTGAAAGCAATAAGAATTTTAGTTTTAGAAAGTAATGATAAATCCATTTCTCAAATTATAGAGATTTTAAAAAATAATGACTTTTTGGTAGATATTTGTAGTAATAATGATGAATTTTTAGAATCTATTTATTATAACTTATATGATTTATATTTATTGAATATAAATGAAGAAAAAGCAATTCCACGATTTCAATTAATAAAATTATTAAATGAGTGCCATGATATGACTATGAAAATGGTCATAGCCTCAATTTCAAGTATGATAAAACCATCTTTTATATCAGGTTGCGATGAGTGTGTTATAAGAAATGTAGATGAAGATGAAATAATTTTAAGAATAAAAGCACTTATTAGAAGACAGTTTAAAGTTCATTCTGATTTTATAACTTTAAAGAAAAATATAAAATATGGGATATTTAATAAAAAAATTTTAGTAGATAATGATGAAATTATTTTAGGAGAAAAACCTTTATTGATTTTAGATTATTTACTTAAATTTAGAGATATTTTTGTCTCTTCTGAAGATTTAGAAAAAGAAGTATATCCAGCCTGTAGTGATAGTAAAAATGGAGTAATTCGTTTTCATATTCATAAAATTAGACAGCTTTTAGGAAATGATATTATTTTATCAAATCGAGTAAGTGGCTACAAAATCAACATATAA
- a CDS encoding GNAT family N-acetyltransferase, translated as MIKQANKNSITNISTLIYDAIHDIANTLTGENEDKKILETLDYYIKMDVCRLSYNNIYTYETNNQIVGLLLAYNSNDVEKLDSPMIEHLKRKNIFLDSFEKECFEDEFYIDTVSVSPSFQGRGIAKELFSFAEQKAKELDFEKLSLLVDFENPKAKALYERLGFQDNEILKVSGSNFYHMIKEI; from the coding sequence ATGATAAAACAAGCAAATAAAAATAGTATTACAAATATTTCAACCCTTATTTATGATGCAATTCATGATATTGCAAATACTTTAACTGGTGAAAATGAAGATAAAAAAATTTTAGAAACTTTGGATTATTATATAAAAATGGATGTTTGTAGGCTTAGTTATAACAATATTTATACTTATGAAACAAATAACCAAATAGTTGGACTTTTATTAGCATACAATTCAAATGATGTAGAAAAACTAGACTCGCCTATGATTGAACATTTAAAAAGAAAAAATATTTTTTTAGATTCATTTGAAAAAGAGTGTTTTGAAGATGAATTTTATATAGATACAGTTAGTGTAAGTCCTAGCTTTCAAGGAAGAGGAATAGCAAAAGAGTTGTTTAGTTTTGCCGAACAAAAAGCAAAAGAGTTAGATTTTGAGAAACTCTCACTTTTAGTTGATTTTGAAAATCCAAAAGCAAAAGCTTTGTATGAAAGATTAGGATTTCAAGATAATGAAATCCTAAAAGTTTCAGGAAGCAACTTCTATCATATGATAAAAGAGATTTAA
- a CDS encoding HoxN/HupN/NixA family nickel/cobalt transporter, whose translation MIFKSILFGCSLCSVYTPRTHVSTHIKTDNQNIKTLSINWSFAKQFSDELLQIYDLNLDGTFDKKELKFIEDALLNYLEPRNFLTTISYDNKIDGQSIPFEVQDYKMSFKNGILNFDYNITLDYKLYDKNILNIRVFDKEGYFFIIFQDEKQKFDTPYEVKKSTNISEVTYTINAPSLTIQEIQNEVIVPKIEKVEEKEKIYEEPKKENFLDVFTNNIKKYLVDIENGDKIALVFLLMASFIYGVVHALGPGHGKALAFSYFSSQKSSYFEAFIISLFTAFVHIIGALIIVLISVLILQSVLNNFIENSVTYITALSAVIIMFLALYILYRKVKKKSCSCVSCSVELKSTKFDIKPQNQNFVKLTQNKPILLQKRSKKQDLIFVLTAGIVPCPGTVLLFVYAFLLKTYFAVFLASISISLGMAVVIFASSFLGVSIHKMSSKSSKIINILEILAPIFMFILALLLLLSSKIF comes from the coding sequence ATGATTTTTAAGAGTATCCTTTTTGGATGCTCTTTATGTTCAGTTTATACTCCAAGAACTCATGTTTCTACACATATAAAAACAGATAATCAAAATATTAAAACATTAAGCATAAATTGGAGTTTTGCAAAACAATTTTCTGATGAATTATTACAAATATATGATTTAAATTTAGATGGAACTTTTGATAAAAAAGAGTTAAAATTTATTGAAGATGCTTTATTAAACTATTTAGAACCAAGGAATTTTCTAACAACTATATCTTATGATAATAAAATTGATGGACAAAGTATTCCTTTTGAAGTTCAAGATTATAAAATGAGTTTTAAAAATGGAATTTTGAATTTTGATTACAATATTACTTTAGACTACAAACTTTATGATAAAAATATTTTAAATATTAGAGTATTTGATAAAGAAGGTTATTTTTTTATAATCTTTCAAGATGAAAAACAAAAATTTGATACTCCTTACGAAGTTAAAAAAAGTACAAATATAAGTGAAGTAACTTATACTATAAATGCACCAAGTTTAACAATTCAAGAGATACAAAACGAAGTCATTGTTCCAAAAATAGAAAAAGTTGAAGAGAAAGAGAAAATCTATGAAGAGCCTAAAAAAGAGAATTTTTTAGATGTTTTTACAAATAATATAAAAAAATATTTAGTAGATATTGAAAATGGAGATAAAATTGCTTTAGTTTTTTTACTTATGGCATCTTTTATTTATGGAGTTGTTCACGCTCTTGGTCCTGGACATGGAAAGGCTTTGGCATTTTCATATTTTTCTTCACAAAAAAGTTCTTATTTTGAAGCTTTTATTATCTCTTTATTTACCGCTTTTGTTCATATAATTGGGGCTTTAATTATAGTGCTTATTTCAGTTTTAATACTTCAAAGTGTCTTAAATAATTTTATAGAAAATAGTGTTACTTATATTACAGCTTTAAGTGCAGTTATTATTATGTTTTTAGCTTTATACATTTTATATAGAAAAGTAAAGAAAAAGTCTTGTTCTTGTGTCTCTTGTAGTGTAGAGTTAAAAAGTACAAAATTTGATATAAAACCACAAAATCAAAATTTTGTGAAATTGACTCAAAATAAACCTATTTTACTTCAAAAAAGAAGTAAAAAACAGGATTTGATTTTTGTTTTAACAGCAGGAATAGTTCCTTGTCCAGGAACAGTTTTACTTTTTGTTTATGCTTTTTTATTAAAAACTTATTTTGCAGTATTTTTAGCAAGTATTAGTATAAGTCTTGGAATGGCTGTTGTGATTTTTGCTTCATCATTTTTAGGAGTAAGTATTCATAAAATGTCTTCAAAATCTTCAAAAATTATAAATATTTTAGAGATACTTGCACCTATTTTTATGTTTATTTTGGCTTTATTATTACTTTTGAGTTCGAAGATTTTTTAA
- a CDS encoding metal ABC transporter solute-binding protein, Zn/Mn family: protein MKKVLVLFLVFASFLYANKPQLTVNILPQKYFVEKIVKDKFDINVMVKPGSSPHNFEPKPSQMKSLASSKVYFLVGDPSEQAWIEKFKQNAKDTLFVDTTVGIERIPMVAHKHHDEEDEDEHEGHAHHEHHEHEHEEHADHDESGLDPHTWLDPISVKVQAKNIYEAMLKIDEKNSDFYKANYEEFVKELDSLDTEIKNILAPYKDKAFMVFHPSWGYFAKRYDLEQISIEMEGKEPKPNELVKLVEEAKKHDIKIVFVAPQFSQKSAKTISQSIGANVVSIDPLSGNWKNDLLKTAKEIANSYK, encoded by the coding sequence ATGAAAAAAGTTTTAGTTTTATTTTTGGTTTTTGCTTCATTTTTATATGCAAATAAACCACAATTAACAGTAAATATTTTGCCACAAAAATATTTTGTAGAAAAAATAGTAAAAGATAAATTTGACATAAATGTTATGGTAAAGCCAGGAAGTTCTCCTCATAACTTTGAACCAAAACCTTCTCAGATGAAATCTTTAGCTTCTTCAAAAGTTTATTTTTTAGTTGGTGATCCAAGTGAACAAGCGTGGATAGAGAAATTTAAACAAAATGCAAAAGATACTTTATTTGTAGATACTACTGTTGGAATAGAAAGAATTCCTATGGTTGCACATAAACATCATGATGAAGAGGATGAAGATGAACATGAAGGTCATGCACATCATGAACATCATGAACATGAGCATGAAGAACATGCTGATCATGATGAATCAGGTTTAGATCCACATACTTGGTTAGATCCAATTTCTGTAAAAGTTCAAGCAAAAAATATTTATGAAGCTATGTTAAAAATTGATGAAAAAAATAGTGATTTTTATAAAGCTAATTATGAAGAATTTGTAAAAGAACTTGATAGTTTAGATACTGAAATAAAAAATATTTTAGCACCTTATAAAGATAAAGCTTTTATGGTATTTCATCCATCTTGGGGATATTTTGCTAAAAGATATGATTTAGAACAAATATCTATTGAAATGGAAGGAAAAGAGCCAAAACCAAATGAGTTAGTAAAACTTGTTGAAGAGGCAAAAAAACATGATATAAAAATAGTGTTTGTTGCTCCTCAATTTTCACAAAAAAGTGCAAAAACTATTTCTCAAAGTATTGGTGCAAATGTAGTTTCTATTGATCCTTTGAGTGGTAATTGGAAAAATGACCTTTTAAAAACAGCAAAAGAGATTGCAAATAGTTATAAATGA
- a CDS encoding Fur family transcriptional regulator, whose protein sequence is MNIIDFTHIKLTNARKAILEILIDSNKPLSYEDIKDFISMDKATFYRNIAIFEEENLINSFESNDKKRYFEIKKNQHSHFICTNCSKIECIHEKLNLTLPEYKIENIIIKGICKECLKKEKNEK, encoded by the coding sequence ATGAATATAATAGACTTTACTCACATAAAACTTACAAATGCAAGGAAAGCAATATTAGAGATATTAATAGACTCTAATAAACCCTTATCTTATGAAGATATAAAAGATTTTATATCTATGGACAAAGCAACTTTTTATAGAAACATAGCTATTTTTGAAGAGGAAAATCTTATAAATTCTTTTGAATCAAATGATAAAAAAAGATATTTTGAAATCAAAAAAAATCAACATTCACATTTTATCTGTACAAACTGTTCAAAAATTGAATGTATTCATGAAAAATTAAATTTAACACTTCCAGAATACAAAATCGAAAATATTATTATTAAAGGTATTTGTAAAGAGTGTTTAAAAAAGGAAAAAAATGAAAAATAG
- the nhaA gene encoding Na+/H+ antiporter NhaA, translating to MKNSLFLIKDFISKETLSGLILFVVTVLAVTIANSDFGPYYFELFSTQLGINFGQLNASMSLLHWINDVLMAIFFLVVGLEIKREMLIGELSSVKKASFPIIAAIGGMIVPAILYISLNPDHITGFGVPMATDIAFALGILMLLGNKVNPAIKLFLVTLAVVDDLGAIVVVAIFYTNELHFEYFLYAFAVYFIIWVLNYKNVQKLTPYIILGVFLWIFIHKTGIHSTIAGVLLAFAIPLNKKADLEESVEHLSVDNPLVKLEHALHNFSAFIIMPLFAFANAGVIIDFSNVMEHQLIVLGVALGLVVGKPIGIFSFTYLATKLKLSVKPENVTWNDIFAVGFLGGIGFTMSIFISHLAFSDENIVGAVKLGIFASSVIAAFIGSVLLILKAKKN from the coding sequence ATGAAAAATAGCCTATTTTTAATTAAAGACTTTATATCAAAAGAGACTTTAAGTGGATTAATACTTTTTGTAGTAACTGTACTTGCTGTAACAATCGCAAATTCAGATTTTGGTCCATATTATTTTGAACTTTTTTCTACACAACTTGGAATTAATTTCGGACAATTAAATGCATCTATGAGTTTACTTCATTGGATAAATGATGTTTTAATGGCAATATTCTTTCTTGTTGTTGGATTAGAAATAAAAAGAGAAATGTTAATAGGAGAATTATCTAGTGTAAAAAAAGCATCTTTTCCTATAATTGCTGCCATTGGAGGAATGATAGTTCCTGCAATACTTTATATAAGTCTAAATCCTGATCATATAACAGGTTTTGGGGTACCAATGGCAACAGATATTGCTTTTGCTTTAGGTATTTTGATGCTTTTAGGAAATAAAGTTAATCCTGCAATTAAACTATTTTTGGTAACTCTTGCTGTTGTTGATGATTTAGGAGCAATTGTAGTTGTTGCTATTTTTTACACAAATGAACTTCACTTTGAATATTTCTTATATGCTTTTGCAGTTTATTTTATAATTTGGGTTTTGAACTACAAAAATGTACAAAAATTAACTCCATATATAATTTTAGGAGTTTTTTTATGGATATTTATCCATAAAACAGGTATTCACTCTACAATTGCTGGTGTTTTATTAGCTTTTGCAATTCCTTTAAATAAAAAAGCCGATTTGGAAGAATCAGTTGAACATTTAAGTGTAGATAATCCTTTAGTAAAATTAGAACATGCTTTACATAACTTCTCAGCTTTTATTATAATGCCTTTATTTGCATTTGCAAATGCAGGAGTAATAATAGATTTTTCAAATGTTATGGAACATCAATTAATAGTTTTAGGTGTTGCATTAGGTTTAGTTGTAGGAAAACCAATTGGTATTTTTAGTTTTACATATTTAGCTACAAAATTAAAACTCAGTGTGAAACCAGAAAACGTAACTTGGAATGATATATTTGCTGTTGGATTCTTAGGTGGAATTGGATTTACAATGTCTATTTTTATCTCTCATCTTGCATTCAGTGATGAAAATATAGTAGGTGCAGTAAAACTTGGAATATTTGCAAGTTCAGTTATAGCTGCATTTATTGGTTCAGTTCTTCTAATTTTAAAAGCAAAGAAAAATTAA
- a CDS encoding cytochrome-c peroxidase: MKNLKLFLIVSLMFSSLLAEDLKKEDLGRILFFDVNLSKNRTQSCATCHNPDVAFTDNRDNGVKKMASLGDDGKSLGDRQAPTASYAKFSPKFHFDEKTKKHVGGQFWDGREATLEGQAGGPPLNPIEMGMPNKKSVVDRLKENTLYVDSFKKIFGADIFKNDDKAYEAMTIAIASFERTDEFSPFDSKYDRYLRGEYDLTPLEDLGKSIFFSNNNNSCANCHVLKGEDKEGETFTNYQYHNIGTPENHHLRAKNGVKAIDEGLLANSNVSDVTQKGKHKVPTLRNVAVTGPYMHNGVFKDLKTVVEFYDKYNNKDRTIDQETGKTWAEPEVKENISLEELKANKLTDRKVEALVAFMKLLTDKKYEYLLEEQEKKEK; the protein is encoded by the coding sequence ATGAAAAATTTAAAACTATTTTTAATAGTTAGTTTGATGTTTTCATCTTTGTTAGCAGAAGATTTGAAAAAAGAGGATTTAGGAAGAATTTTATTTTTTGATGTAAATTTATCTAAAAATAGAACTCAAAGTTGTGCTACATGTCACAATCCTGATGTAGCATTTACTGATAATAGAGATAATGGTGTAAAAAAAATGGCTTCACTTGGTGATGATGGAAAATCATTAGGTGATAGACAAGCTCCAACAGCATCTTATGCAAAATTTTCTCCAAAGTTTCATTTTGATGAAAAAACAAAAAAACATGTTGGTGGACAATTTTGGGATGGAAGAGAAGCAACTTTAGAAGGGCAAGCAGGTGGTCCACCACTAAATCCAATTGAGATGGGAATGCCAAATAAAAAATCAGTTGTTGATAGACTAAAAGAGAATACTCTATATGTTGATTCGTTTAAAAAAATCTTTGGAGCTGATATTTTTAAAAATGATGATAAAGCTTATGAAGCTATGACTATTGCTATTGCTTCTTTTGAAAGAACTGACGAATTCTCACCATTTGATTCAAAATATGATAGATATTTAAGAGGTGAATATGATTTAACACCACTTGAAGATTTAGGAAAATCTATATTTTTCTCTAATAATAACAATTCTTGTGCAAATTGTCACGTTTTAAAAGGTGAAGATAAAGAGGGTGAAACTTTTACAAACTATCAGTACCACAATATTGGAACTCCTGAAAACCATCATTTAAGAGCAAAAAATGGTGTAAAAGCAATAGATGAAGGGCTTTTAGCAAATTCAAATGTGTCAGATGTTACTCAAAAAGGAAAACACAAAGTTCCAACTTTAAGAAATGTTGCAGTTACAGGTCCATATATGCATAATGGAGTGTTTAAAGATTTAAAAACAGTTGTAGAGTTTTATGATAAATATAACAATAAAGATAGAACTATTGATCAAGAAACTGGAAAAACTTGGGCTGAACCAGAAGTTAAAGAGAATATTTCTTTAGAAGAGTTAAAAGCAAATAAATTAACTGATAGAAAAGTTGAAGCTCTTGTAGCATTTATGAAACTTTTAACAGATAAAAAATATGAATATCTTTTAGAGGAACAAGAGAAAAAAGAGAAGTAA
- a CDS encoding sterol desaturase family protein — protein sequence MNDFFALEYVINPSKRIFWIYIISSIFLAIVYFYVTKKNSRLITSSKLWLHPSAKLDYYYFFLSYFINIFLLVPFIISAKTVALYINKELYFYFDYYDNTFFSYKQIVLMYTISIFVISDFTRYWLHRFLHTIPFLWEFHKVHHSAKVLTPITFYRVHPVENFLFGLRYSLSVGFVTGIFIYLFGAKVDIYMVFGVNIFLFIFSLLGSNLRHSHIPLSYGRIVEKWLLSPKQHQIHHDKKHFNKNYGGYIAIWDRIFGSLTLSKDVKILKFGLRREQMKDYLSLKYLIIRPFMNLLKKRGFNEKFKTIFNS from the coding sequence ATGAATGATTTTTTTGCACTTGAATATGTAATAAATCCAAGTAAAAGAATATTTTGGATTTATATAATTAGTTCTATATTTTTGGCAATTGTATATTTTTATGTTACTAAAAAAAATAGTAGATTAATCACCTCTTCAAAATTGTGGTTACATCCAAGTGCAAAATTAGATTATTACTACTTTTTTTTATCTTATTTTATAAATATATTTTTACTGGTACCTTTTATTATAAGTGCAAAAACTGTTGCTTTATATATAAATAAAGAGTTATATTTTTATTTTGATTATTATGATAATACTTTTTTTAGTTATAAACAGATAGTTCTAATGTACACAATTTCTATATTTGTTATAAGTGATTTTACAAGATATTGGCTTCATAGATTTTTGCATACAATACCATTTTTATGGGAGTTTCACAAAGTTCACCATAGTGCAAAAGTTTTAACACCAATAACATTTTATAGAGTTCATCCTGTTGAGAATTTTCTTTTTGGACTTAGATATTCTTTAAGTGTTGGATTTGTAACTGGTATATTTATATATTTATTTGGTGCAAAAGTTGATATTTATATGGTTTTTGGAGTAAATATTTTTTTATTTATTTTTTCATTATTAGGTTCAAATCTTAGACATTCTCATATCCCATTGTCTTATGGAAGAATTGTAGAAAAATGGTTACTTTCACCTAAACAACATCAGATTCATCATGATAAAAAGCATTTTAATAAAAATTATGGTGGTTATATTGCGATTTGGGATAGAATTTTTGGAAGTTTAACTCTATCAAAAGATGTTAAAATTTTAAAGTTTGGTTTAAGACGTGAACAAATGAAGGACTATTTGTCTTTAAAGTATTTGATAATTAGACCTTTTATGAATTTATTAAAAAAGAGGGGATTTAATGAAAAATTTAAAACTATTTTTAATAGTTAG